The following proteins come from a genomic window of Lycium ferocissimum isolate CSIRO_LF1 chromosome 4, AGI_CSIRO_Lferr_CH_V1, whole genome shotgun sequence:
- the LOC132053128 gene encoding endoglucanase 17-like isoform X2, producing the protein MSAQHGRHRHFSSHNYRDALTKSILFFEGQRSGKLPPNQRLTWRRDSALSDGSALHVDLVGGYYDAGDNVKFGFPMAFTTTMLSWSVIEFGGLMKGELQNARQAIRWATDYLLKTTAYPDTIYVQVGEAGSDHACWERPEDMDTPRSVFKIDKNTPGTEVAAETAAALAAASLVFRKSNPTYSKLLARRAIRVFEFADKYRGSYSDGLKNIVCPFYCSYSGYQDELLWGAAWLHRATKNPFYLNYIQRNGQILGADQGDKTFCWDNKHVGARILLSKAFLVQKIQSLHDYKSHSDDYICSVIPGTPMSQAQYTPGGLLFTMSDSNMQYVTSTSFLLVTYAKYLTSAHMVVNCGGVLVTPKMLRNLAKKQVDYLLGDNPLKMSYMVGYGARYPERIHHRGSSLPSMLVHPTKIQCSSGFSMYNSQNPNPNILMGAVVGGPDQHDNFPDQRSDYEQSEPATYINAPLVGSLAYLAHSFGQL; encoded by the exons ATGAG TGCCCAGCATGGCCGTCATCGTCACTTTTCCTCTCACAATTACAGAGATGCTCTCACCaaatccattcttttctttgAGGGTCAGAGGTCAGGCAAGCTTCCTCCTAACCAGAGACTGACTTGGCGTAGAGACTCTGCTCTTTCAGATGGCTCTGCCTTGCAT GTTGATTTGGTTGGGGGCTATTATGACGCAGGGGACAATGTGAAGTTTGGGTTCCCAATGGCATTCACCACCACCATGCTATCCTGGAGTGTGATTGAGTTTGGTGGACTGATGAAAGGAGAGCTGCAGAATGCAAGACAAGCCATTCGCTGGGCTACAGACTATCTACTCAAGACCACTGCCTATCCAGACACCATATATGTTCAG GTGGGCGAAGCAGGAAGTGACCACGCTTGCTGGGAAAGACCTGAGGATATGGACACCCCAAGAAGTGTGTTCAAGATTGACAAAAATACTCCAGGGACTGAAGTTGCTGCAGAGACTGCTGCAGCTCTTGCTGCTGCTTCTTTAGTCTTCAGAAAAAGCAATCCCACTTACTCCAAACTCCTTGCGAGGAGGGCCATCAGG GTGTTCGAATTTGCAGATAAGTACAGAGGTTCCTATAGCGATGGATTGAAGAACATTGTGTGCCCCTTTTATTGCTCCTATTCTGGATACCAG GATGAGCTGTTATGGGGTGCTGCTTGGTTGCATCGAGCGACGAAGAACCCTTTTTACCTAAATTATATCCAAAGAAACGGGCAAATTCTTGGGGCCGACCAGGGTGATAAAACATTTTGTTGGGACAACAAGCATGTTGGAGCAAGGATTCTTCTTTCCAAG GCATTTCTTGTTCAAAAGATCCAATCTCTCCATGATTACAAAAGTCACTCAGACGACTACATTTGCTCCGTCATCCCGGGTACACCTATGTCTCAAGCACAATATACTCCAG GAGGGCTACTGTTCACGATGAGTGACAGCAATATGCAGTATGTGACGTCCACCTCTTTCCTACTGGTAACCTATGCCAAGTACTTGACATCCGCTCACATGGTTGTCAATTGTGGTGGCGTCCTTGTCACGCCAAAAATGCTACGAAATCTTGCCAAAAAGCAG GTCGACTATTTGTTAGGAGATAATCCATTAAAAATGTCGTATATGGTGGGGTATGGGGCTAGGTATCCAGAGAGGATCCACCATCGGGGATCGTCTTTGCCATCGATGCTGGTGCACCCTACAAAGATACAATGCTCGTCTGGGTTCAGCATGTACAATTCCCAGAATCCAAACCCAAATATTCTGATGGGAGCGGTGGTTGGTGGACCAGATCAGCATGACAACTTTCCAGACCAGCGGTCAGATTATGAGCAATCGGAGCCAGCCACTTACATTAACGCCCCACTGGTTGGATCGCTGGCTTACCTTGCACACTCATTCGGCCAACTCTAA
- the LOC132053128 gene encoding endoglucanase 17-like isoform X1 encodes MAFFYLSSTKLALAALLVLLCFTTSLLLCSAQHGRHRHFSSHNYRDALTKSILFFEGQRSGKLPPNQRLTWRRDSALSDGSALHVDLVGGYYDAGDNVKFGFPMAFTTTMLSWSVIEFGGLMKGELQNARQAIRWATDYLLKTTAYPDTIYVQVGEAGSDHACWERPEDMDTPRSVFKIDKNTPGTEVAAETAAALAAASLVFRKSNPTYSKLLARRAIRVFEFADKYRGSYSDGLKNIVCPFYCSYSGYQDELLWGAAWLHRATKNPFYLNYIQRNGQILGADQGDKTFCWDNKHVGARILLSKAFLVQKIQSLHDYKSHSDDYICSVIPGTPMSQAQYTPGGLLFTMSDSNMQYVTSTSFLLVTYAKYLTSAHMVVNCGGVLVTPKMLRNLAKKQVDYLLGDNPLKMSYMVGYGARYPERIHHRGSSLPSMLVHPTKIQCSSGFSMYNSQNPNPNILMGAVVGGPDQHDNFPDQRSDYEQSEPATYINAPLVGSLAYLAHSFGQL; translated from the exons ATGGCTTTCTTTTATCTTTCTTCTACCAAACTAGCTCTAGCTGCTTTACTTGTTCTCCTATGTTTCACTACCTCTCTGCTTCTTTGCAGTGCCCAGCATGGCCGTCATCGTCACTTTTCCTCTCACAATTACAGAGATGCTCTCACCaaatccattcttttctttgAGGGTCAGAGGTCAGGCAAGCTTCCTCCTAACCAGAGACTGACTTGGCGTAGAGACTCTGCTCTTTCAGATGGCTCTGCCTTGCAT GTTGATTTGGTTGGGGGCTATTATGACGCAGGGGACAATGTGAAGTTTGGGTTCCCAATGGCATTCACCACCACCATGCTATCCTGGAGTGTGATTGAGTTTGGTGGACTGATGAAAGGAGAGCTGCAGAATGCAAGACAAGCCATTCGCTGGGCTACAGACTATCTACTCAAGACCACTGCCTATCCAGACACCATATATGTTCAG GTGGGCGAAGCAGGAAGTGACCACGCTTGCTGGGAAAGACCTGAGGATATGGACACCCCAAGAAGTGTGTTCAAGATTGACAAAAATACTCCAGGGACTGAAGTTGCTGCAGAGACTGCTGCAGCTCTTGCTGCTGCTTCTTTAGTCTTCAGAAAAAGCAATCCCACTTACTCCAAACTCCTTGCGAGGAGGGCCATCAGG GTGTTCGAATTTGCAGATAAGTACAGAGGTTCCTATAGCGATGGATTGAAGAACATTGTGTGCCCCTTTTATTGCTCCTATTCTGGATACCAG GATGAGCTGTTATGGGGTGCTGCTTGGTTGCATCGAGCGACGAAGAACCCTTTTTACCTAAATTATATCCAAAGAAACGGGCAAATTCTTGGGGCCGACCAGGGTGATAAAACATTTTGTTGGGACAACAAGCATGTTGGAGCAAGGATTCTTCTTTCCAAG GCATTTCTTGTTCAAAAGATCCAATCTCTCCATGATTACAAAAGTCACTCAGACGACTACATTTGCTCCGTCATCCCGGGTACACCTATGTCTCAAGCACAATATACTCCAG GAGGGCTACTGTTCACGATGAGTGACAGCAATATGCAGTATGTGACGTCCACCTCTTTCCTACTGGTAACCTATGCCAAGTACTTGACATCCGCTCACATGGTTGTCAATTGTGGTGGCGTCCTTGTCACGCCAAAAATGCTACGAAATCTTGCCAAAAAGCAG GTCGACTATTTGTTAGGAGATAATCCATTAAAAATGTCGTATATGGTGGGGTATGGGGCTAGGTATCCAGAGAGGATCCACCATCGGGGATCGTCTTTGCCATCGATGCTGGTGCACCCTACAAAGATACAATGCTCGTCTGGGTTCAGCATGTACAATTCCCAGAATCCAAACCCAAATATTCTGATGGGAGCGGTGGTTGGTGGACCAGATCAGCATGACAACTTTCCAGACCAGCGGTCAGATTATGAGCAATCGGAGCCAGCCACTTACATTAACGCCCCACTGGTTGGATCGCTGGCTTACCTTGCACACTCATTCGGCCAACTCTAA
- the LOC132053128 gene encoding endoglucanase 17-like isoform X3 — MAFTTTMLSWSVIEFGGLMKGELQNARQAIRWATDYLLKTTAYPDTIYVQVGEAGSDHACWERPEDMDTPRSVFKIDKNTPGTEVAAETAAALAAASLVFRKSNPTYSKLLARRAIRVFEFADKYRGSYSDGLKNIVCPFYCSYSGYQDELLWGAAWLHRATKNPFYLNYIQRNGQILGADQGDKTFCWDNKHVGARILLSKAFLVQKIQSLHDYKSHSDDYICSVIPGTPMSQAQYTPGGLLFTMSDSNMQYVTSTSFLLVTYAKYLTSAHMVVNCGGVLVTPKMLRNLAKKQVDYLLGDNPLKMSYMVGYGARYPERIHHRGSSLPSMLVHPTKIQCSSGFSMYNSQNPNPNILMGAVVGGPDQHDNFPDQRSDYEQSEPATYINAPLVGSLAYLAHSFGQL, encoded by the exons ATGGCATTCACCACCACCATGCTATCCTGGAGTGTGATTGAGTTTGGTGGACTGATGAAAGGAGAGCTGCAGAATGCAAGACAAGCCATTCGCTGGGCTACAGACTATCTACTCAAGACCACTGCCTATCCAGACACCATATATGTTCAG GTGGGCGAAGCAGGAAGTGACCACGCTTGCTGGGAAAGACCTGAGGATATGGACACCCCAAGAAGTGTGTTCAAGATTGACAAAAATACTCCAGGGACTGAAGTTGCTGCAGAGACTGCTGCAGCTCTTGCTGCTGCTTCTTTAGTCTTCAGAAAAAGCAATCCCACTTACTCCAAACTCCTTGCGAGGAGGGCCATCAGG GTGTTCGAATTTGCAGATAAGTACAGAGGTTCCTATAGCGATGGATTGAAGAACATTGTGTGCCCCTTTTATTGCTCCTATTCTGGATACCAG GATGAGCTGTTATGGGGTGCTGCTTGGTTGCATCGAGCGACGAAGAACCCTTTTTACCTAAATTATATCCAAAGAAACGGGCAAATTCTTGGGGCCGACCAGGGTGATAAAACATTTTGTTGGGACAACAAGCATGTTGGAGCAAGGATTCTTCTTTCCAAG GCATTTCTTGTTCAAAAGATCCAATCTCTCCATGATTACAAAAGTCACTCAGACGACTACATTTGCTCCGTCATCCCGGGTACACCTATGTCTCAAGCACAATATACTCCAG GAGGGCTACTGTTCACGATGAGTGACAGCAATATGCAGTATGTGACGTCCACCTCTTTCCTACTGGTAACCTATGCCAAGTACTTGACATCCGCTCACATGGTTGTCAATTGTGGTGGCGTCCTTGTCACGCCAAAAATGCTACGAAATCTTGCCAAAAAGCAG GTCGACTATTTGTTAGGAGATAATCCATTAAAAATGTCGTATATGGTGGGGTATGGGGCTAGGTATCCAGAGAGGATCCACCATCGGGGATCGTCTTTGCCATCGATGCTGGTGCACCCTACAAAGATACAATGCTCGTCTGGGTTCAGCATGTACAATTCCCAGAATCCAAACCCAAATATTCTGATGGGAGCGGTGGTTGGTGGACCAGATCAGCATGACAACTTTCCAGACCAGCGGTCAGATTATGAGCAATCGGAGCCAGCCACTTACATTAACGCCCCACTGGTTGGATCGCTGGCTTACCTTGCACACTCATTCGGCCAACTCTAA